A single region of the Penaeus vannamei isolate JL-2024 chromosome 23, ASM4276789v1, whole genome shotgun sequence genome encodes:
- the LOC113820094 gene encoding serine-rich adhesin for platelets isoform X2, producing the protein MSSLLPSELGRLVLGFLEENGCQKAADHLLKELPALAECAQLRKKGRKITTRIGNKSLEDMLGEYTDTKDLVTEKKKKYPVSLAKIPLSDRLLEQVECMISLILELRSERSHHLGAVLKDHGLSQSTHIARQKKIWASRPSMPRKQLLMEVNTTPVNSLPGSSYCEPIRVEIAGNVSSAEPTPSYNEVSDCPPSPINSPLTTPPPMPVDRLGDERADLAAGDSASLSMSGPDFDITPQKRKGSQVKRRSQGGSAEVTPSKGSPSEGEPNFEKILKNLYENTALHEKIAENINKGLLGNQGKVVARDSEPASSRLSSSNTIGGDMVVGAEGKAKLGSETSSNTGGEAALIRELDHIVTGIITETTADPAFENLLEEVFGTNSPNNSPSKMSTVSHMSQDNTEDSLHEPARLLSTPVPPPPTQTEIREPHMSSNPLSSPPPSPPPSPPPHPYESPHSSAYHPSPSYCPSPSMHSAAPPVPHSSPKRGPSPHLASSSPSHSSSVVKETELSPQMACETRRTRSSSKRDKASSSGKDMKLDSSKTATDTCGSQSPVRFSESSSSITKSNTFEKNRCSADASSSDHTQGSAGKGKKKGKRGMRNSDWKEDEQNLGDQLLQEFADFQSSRSQRISESDGSVGSDRTDFNKLSDGASQSQVTNLPDSGSSSKTTCEKPTNNLDNTNENIPCIGVSSSEMLQQQVDKNVMESELLPQAATGSPNNLNSQNMSASPCRSESDINGKKPEEGAVSGHCQNNIIAGEQSQPPNGNQPVQEGSESIQNNLDMMSIMPGNSNINSNSIPGISQGVPGTTVNNPMPNIEKPPLTVRSTTVPGLIQNPPVTSPNYEQQQVPNDYYTLTELTPVNPAQLAYDPYPVSQSYPYYYEQNNTNAVPPTYMQPQVNNQWGMNPVTNVNSIPFSDVNTNTWQPPVQAAETGFSNTNTEKPDAAPSPSQETSESQLSSCTTFTIPPEVKENLSQGQLVTLGSGPSTVTLFQFPVGTNLSAQKQQYKRKSSGSSNKKKVVRRATYQPIVPKMPPPDLLLMNSVFDNAATTKSASSVNSPSVSTASSDKPSTSVSSSNPSCGSASTSALPPVTITMENDITISMPQISAGSSVEETGGKSIKKSPKSISSSRKGRVVNVTKVKKRGLGKAGKKAKRLQQKVDESVLNNNIVATAFSFAINSVTPGKEDSESGKLSDDASFAIDDSCGMTMPEISELMDPNVLPPEEPEVAVANDAAQPDSDNVTEEGRPSQEVQSDSALIVEGQKENTEPDSSAVSSESTGKSPTLVCSGGRSPQLKALLSLSKSISPSKSKLVRNRTVSVHESPLVPGLPKRGSQSTPSHKNSHVRVLDFGTPQKWKSPDRLPGRAMASLKFSPPLKKKKSPKKSVPSPLSRNSKFSKILSPKKMILKKILEETEKEQALENEKERKSVEENLESEVTAARETQTEKIPVALPKSKKTRRGSTSSVSDPVPASEVHHNVETEDEESLILRIDDEDSCSSDAGTITTETTSIELFELPKEMESVKHSQHKKSSLSDSHAVPVTENAAGIQGGSAVPSCVFSNYDSENSNLITPCKPDDMGLVFSGGLLPVTPMCLEAPTPLLNSIRSVMGIQNGELNTPLLPAVPKTPAGKTPLIKDYPQGPYSNSSAGTSYYLPSERSATDSDGYSPSRLETVWEKTLAETCDMTQERNLHNENLNLRSSPRKSPRKMSQKEMGEAIEQDLFRLFPGDVVGAGSSTTCTTDTAATSVPAPQDTNPPKAKDTSKGKEGKRRRIPSKKYQHLAESACSDDDFELPRSATPSSELKRKNRSPSDAAVPKNKSKKLKTVAGSRGENKGNEAVPETQKKDLAPKTMKNVHDTVCEKQVDSKKKQAGMGKSLRKASSASTSSSEKERNLTKSSETKPSESDDSCNQKTPKHNKFDSQKIIKDFTVSFNAEQTSSPRQMHSISSSSSSVIPGNSSSKIESKIALSTGDKGEGNMNIHIEKLNSQKENDTAGNSVNKSKSNDERSDDLQDVGEKINEPVAKLKENTSKTIKKVPSAEKEKVKVNKTSESKARVSHLFGSDVSFSDDSDEPEAESGPANERVQKSPLKIADLEEPSILKETSNVVCGKRRIGRGRGRPLKTALPISPRRSERTATTSQRSCSRQALNAKQASPRGRSRGSHSSGSSSKESGSGMPVSQMRTRSKSPANEKSVPEEVSRQMTSVRRRGRGARSLANRGRPVRKDQDSARVLDEQDTLESDMEDDTTGKQKMPFSVWGSGLKSPIGTSKGKSPTSSKEELHNRWNTSIASHCTFSDINITDTEDESPGKILRQKTPEHFVRFPKSETGKKFMESDSSGCARTLSYNNNNSSHKEGTPRIKNKDLGEVHNITPSSRRHIRSASSSAESATEEISQDAQEITSPSPKKTVSKSTNGSHSLSETRSTKSSKENTPSEVALNEDPPPTTTEDATPIKSSSEGSSPSPSTTSEASSSEKSGVSPLMQFKPLPATPEKELGQICQSIIKENNAMVALPSPKGQQEKERHMDQSGASRTKDSVKRILNLSTKKAERSVNEEKMLKKGAHESLPRKESEDIEMVNDKESNTSDTVKDTRSDGRGDSHELKTKVPDEKGQKRIGEEQGNQLPAGQRDNKTLRGGLDKDNSCNSKASEKGSTTSLGNVISPEHSSNQSFISEGKMTKENLSPQEKNVESHNASEVIEEEEDWEDMISLQTSEFIDLFSLNLEPEKVTPKPSSKAAKSSKGVISSKAKKPASPNAGSRMAQQKKINNSPKIKEQNHNEAVPGSERGSGSQSLRAESTEMTRERGNKRLREETSPRDAVDPAKKKTPRRIQPIKIGEVNGVRKDSISKRSADYRSTGHSFPSGLKSSLGTVNGEMMSSGLEEKEDRSEVFSEKGRRRDSVAHKRESLLVTGGGGQSERSASSLSSTSPGHLHISESPMGFEGSPNAHLGKTSSPHHFAPIKLPQDIEPLATLEPSSQGQKQLSTEPLNPSQMGKETTVDPRSKIKGMTHTASAISKVPGVVPNEAETLRETDDSLVVNRQRRPRHMAQELCSGGSLEIAMRPDKPVAIVTKHGSEFQTSSVHLSEESTSSVISMPPTPGKHLFGPPPTAHTISPAGSSSQSESGLMQGPIGVPPKKRKKQDVAEKIKLKKMQKLMKMTDFDKFLEKIHR; encoded by the exons GTTTTTTAGAAGAGAATGGCTGCCAGAAGGCTGCAGACCACCTACTGAAAGAGCTCCCAGCCCTGGCAGAATGCGCTCAACTCCGGAAAAAGGGTCGGAAAATCACCACTCGTATTGGCAACAAGTCCCTAGAAGACATGCTCGGAGAATACACAGATACAAAAGATTTAG ttacagagaaaaaaaagaaataccctGTCTCACTTGCAAAGATCCCGCTGTCCGATAGGCTCTTGGAACAAGTGGAGTGCATGATAAGCCTAATTTTGGAACTAAGGTCGGAGCGTAGTCAT CATTTAGGTGCAGTTTTAAAAGATCATGGTTTAAGCCAGAGCACCCATATTGCTCGTCAAAAGAAAATATGGGCAAGTCGACCCTCAATGCCACGAAAACAGCTTT TAATGGAAGTAAACACTACACCAGTGAACAGCCTCCCAGGATCCAGTTACTGTGAGCCAATACGAGTGGAAATCGCCGGCAATGTTTCCTCCGCCGAACCAACTCCTTCCTACAATGAGGTGTCAGACTGCCCACCGAGTCCTATCAACAGCCCCCTCACCACTCCACCCCCCATGCCAGTTGATCGACTTGGTGATGAGCGGGCGGATCTTGCTGCCGGAGATTCCGCGTCCCTCTCCATGTCTGGGCCGGACTTTGACATCACTCCTCAGAAGCGAAAAGG AAGTCAGGTCAAAAGAAGAAGTCAAGGTGGTAGTGCTGAAGTGACACCCAGTAAAGGCTCACCCAGTGAGGGAGAACCAAATTTTGAG AAAATCTTGAAAAATCTTTATGAGAACACTGCACTGCATGAAAAGATTGCCGAGAACATAAACAAGGGCTTGTTAGGAAACCAAGGCAAGGTGGTAGCGAGGGACAGTGAGCCAGCTAGTAGTCGACTAAGCAGCAGCAACACGATAGGAGGGGATATGGTAGTAGGCGCGGAAGGCAAGGCGAAGTTGGGTAGTGAAACATCGTCAAACACAGGTGGAGAAGCAGCCCTTATCCGAGAACTGGACCACATCGTCACTGGTATTATCACCGAGACCACAGCAGATCCAGCTTTTGAGAACCTTTTAGAAGAAGTCTTTG GCACAAATTCTCCAAATAATTCTCCTTCCAAAATGAGCACTGTTTCGCACATGAGCCAAGACAACACAGAAGATTCGTTACATGAGCCAGCAAGACTTCTTTCCACTCCCgttccaccaccccctacccagaCAGAAATACGCGAACCCCACATGTCCTCCaatcccctctcatctcctcctccatccccacctccttctcctcctccacatccataTGAGTCCCCTCATTCCTCAGCttatcacccttccccttcctactgcCCATCCCCCTCTATGCATTCTGCTGCCCCTCCAGTACCCCATTCCAGCCCCAAACGAGGTCCTTCTCCACACCTTGCAAGCTCCTCACCTTCCCACTCGTCCTCTGTGGTGAAGGAGACAGAGCTTTCTCCTCAAATGGCTTGTGAAACCAGGAGGACAAGAAGCTCATCCAAACGGGACAAAGCATCCTCATCAGGTAAAGACATGAAGCTAGACAGCAGTAAAACAGCCACCGACACTTGTGGGAGTCAGTCACCAGTAAG GTTTTCTGAGTCATCCAGTAGTATTACAAAATCTAACACCTTTGAGAAGAATAGATGCAGTGCAGATGCATCATCTTCAGACCATACGCAAGGATCagcagggaaaggaaagaaaaaggggaaacgagGCATGAGGAATTCAGACTGGAAGGAAGATGAACAGAATCTTGGGGATCAGCTTCTCCAAGAGTTTGCAGACTTTCAGTCATCCCGTTCACAGAGGATAAGTGAAAGTGACGGAAGTGTTGGGTCTGATAGGACGGATTTTAACAAATTAAGTGATGGTGCATCTCAGTCCCAAGTTACAAATCTTCCAGACAGTGGATCATCCTCAAAGACCACCTGTGAAAAACCCACAAATAATTTGgataatacaaatgaaaacaTTCCATGCATAGGTGTAAGTAGTTCGGAAATGCTGCAGCAACAAGTTGATAAAAATGTAATGGAATCTGAACTTCTTCCACAAGCAGCTACAGGAAGTCCAAATAACCTAAATAGTCAAAATATGTCAGCTAGTCCATGTAGAAGTGAGAGTGATATAAATGGTAAGAAGCCTGAAGAGGGTGCTGTCAGTGGTCATTGTCAAAATAACATCATAGCTGGTGAGCAGTCTCAGCCACCGAATGGCAATCAACCTGTCCAAGAAGGCAGTGAGAGCATTCAAAATAATTTAGATATGATGTCAATCATGCCAGGAAACTCAAATATTAATAGCAACTCAATACCAGGAATTTCTCAGGGTGTCCCAGGAACTACAGTGAATAACCCAATGCCTAATATCGAAAAACCTCCTTTGACAGTCAGAAGTACAACAGTGCCTGGTTTGATACAGAATCCACCAGTAACTAGTCCTAATTATGAACAGCAACAGGTACCCAATGATTACTACACCCTAACTGAATTGACTCCAGTTAACCCAGCACAACTTGCTTATGACCCATATCCTGTAAGTCAAAGCTACCCCTACTATTATGAGCAAAATAACACTAATGCTGTTCCACCAACATACATGCAACCCCAGGTTAACAACCAATGGGGAATGAATCCAGTGACCAATGTGAATAGTATTCCCTTTAGTGATGTCAATACCAACACCTGGCAGCCTCCCGTACAGGCAGCGGAGACAGGTTTTAGTAATACCAATACTGAAAAGCCAGATGCGGCACCATCACCATCCCAAGAAACCAGTGAAAGCCAGCTGAGCAGTTGTACGACATTCACTATACCACCAGAGGTGAAGGAGAACTTGAGTCAAGGTCAACTTGTTACCCTTGGATCag gtcCATCTACTGTGACATTATTCCAGTTTCCAGTTGGTACAAATCTCAGTGCACAAAAACagcaatacaaaagaaaatccaGTGGATCTAGTAATAAAAAGAAGG TAGTGCGGAGAGCAACATACCAACCAATTGTTCCAAAGATGCCACCGCCTGATTTATTGTTGATGAACtctg TGTTTGATAATGCTGCAACTACAAAATCTGCCTCTTCAGTGAATTCACCTTCTGTAAGCACAGCGTCTTCAGATAAACCTTCCACCAGTGTGTCATCATCAAATCCATCTTGTGGCAGTGCATCAACATCAGCTTTACCTCCAGTCACAATAACCATGGAAAATGATATCACCATATCTATGCCACAGATTAGCGCAGGTTCCTCTGTTGAAGAGACTGGAGGGAAAAGTATAAAGAAGTCACCAAAATCAATCAGTAGTTCAAGGAAAGGCAGGGTTGTCAACGTGACAAAAGTTAAGAAACGAGGCTTAGGGAAGGCAGGCAAGAAGGCCAAAAGATTACAGCAGAAAGTGGATGAGTCTGTCTTGAACAACAACATTGTGGCAACAGCATTTTCTTTTGCCATTAACTCTGTAACCCCAGGCAAAGAGGATTCAGAGTCTGGAAAATTGTCAGATGATGCTTCTTTCGCCATCGATGATTCTTGTGGAATGACAATGCCAGAAATTTCAGAGCTAATGGATCCTAATGTTCTTCCTCCAGAGGAACCAGAAGTGGCTGTGGCCAATGATGCAGCTCAGCCTGACAGTGATAATGTGACTGAGGAAGGGAGACCAAGTCAAGAGGTGCAAAGTGATAGTGCCTTAATTGTTGAGGGACAAAAGGAGAATACAGAACCAGATTCCTCAGCAGTAAGCAGTGAGAGTACTGGGAAATCTCCAACCTTAGTCTGCAGCGGAGGAAGATCTCCACAGCTGAAggctcttctctcactttcaaaGAGCATTTCACCTTCCAAGAGCAAACTGGTGCGGAACAGAACAGTGTCGGTGCATGAAAGTCCGTTAGTTCCGGGTCTCCCCAAGAGAGGCAGCCAAAGTACTCCAAGTCATAAGAACAGTCATGTGAGGGTATTAGATTTTGGCACACCACAGAAATGGAAAAGCCCAGATCGTTTACCTGGTAGAGCAATGGCAAGTTTGAAGTTCTCTCCtcctttgaagaagaagaagtcccCCAAGAAATCAGTACCATCACCCCTTAGCAGGAATTCTAAATTCTCCAAGATTTTGTCACCAAAGAAAATGATTCTTAAGAAAATATtagaggaaacagagaaggagcaagcattggagaatgaaaaggagagaaaatcagTTGAGGAAAATCTGGAGAGTGAGGTTACTGCAGCAAGAGAAACCCAGACCGAAAAAATACCAGTTGCTTTACCAAAGAGTAAGAAAACAAGGAGAGGGTCTACTAGTTCAGTGAGTGATCCTGTCCCGGCTAGTGAAGTCCACCATAATGTTGAGACAGAGGATGAAGAGAGCCTAATTCTTCGCATAGATGATGAAGATAGCTGTAGTTCAGATGCTGGAACCATCACAACAGAGACAACAAGCATAGAGCTCTTTGAACTTCCAAAAGAAATGGAGAGTGTGAAGCATAGCCAGCATAAAAAGTCTTCTTTATCAGACTCTCATGCAGTTCCTGTTACAGAAAATGCTGCAGGTATTCAGGGAGGGAGTGCAGTACCATCATGTGTTTTTAGTAATTATGATTCAGAAAATTCTAATCTTATTACTCCCTGTAAGCCAGATGATATGGGTCTTGTTTTCTCTGGAGGACTGTTACCAGTAACCCCTATGTGTCTGGAAGCGCCAACACCTCTCTTGAACAGTATACGAAGTGTAATGGGTATACAAAATGGGGAGCTCAATACACCTCTCCTTCCAGCTGTCCCAAAGACACCTGCCGGGAAAACTCCTCTAATCAAAGATTATCCCCAAGGCCCATACTCAAATAGCTCAGCTGGCACTTCCTATTACCTGCCATCAGAAAGATCTGCAACAGACTCCGATGGTTACTCTCCATCAAGACTAGAAACTGTGTGGGAGAAGACCCTTGCAGAGACCTGTGACATGACCCAAGAGAGAAATCTTCACAATGAAAATTTGAACCTCAGGTCAAGTCCAAGAAAGAGCCCTCGCAAAATGTCCCAGAAGGAAATGGGTGAGGCCATTGAACAAGATTTATTCAGGCTTTTCCCTGGGGATGTGGTTGGAGCTGGCTCAAGCACAACTTGTACTACAGATACTGCCGCAACAAGTGTCCCAGCACCCCAGGACACCAACCCTCCCAAGGCCAAGGATACTTCAAAAGGTaaagagggtaagagaaggagaatcCCATCCAAAAAATATCAGCATCTGGCCGAATCTGCCTGCTCTGATGATGACTTTGAATTGCCTAGAAGTGCCACTCCCAGCTCAGAACTCAAGCGGAAAAATAGGTCACCGAGTGATGCAGCAGTTCctaaaaacaaatcaaagaagTTAAAAACGGTAGCAGGCAGTAGAGGGGAAAACAAAGGAAACGAGGCAGTTCCAGAGACCCAAAAGAAAGATTTGGCCCCAAAGACTATGAAGAATGTGCATGATACAGTTTGTGAGAAACAAGTAGACTCCAAGAAGAAACAGGCAGGAATGGGAAAAAGTCTTAGGAAAGCGTCATCTGCATCTACATCATcctcagaaaaggaaagaaatttaaCCAAAAGTTCTGAAACAAAGCCTTCAGAATCTGATGATTCATGTAATcaaaaaacacccaaacacaacAAATTTGATTCACAAAAGATTATTAAAGATTTTACAGTAAGCTTTAATGCTGAACAGACAAGTAGCCCTAGGCAAATGCACAGCATTAGTTCAAGTTCAAGTTCTGTGATACCAGGCAACAGTTCCAGTAAAATAGAGTCCAAGATAGCATTATCAACAGGTGATAAAGGTGAAGGtaatatgaatatccatatagAAAAATTAAATAGCCAGAAGGAAAATGACACTGCTGGTAATTCTGTGAACAAATCAAAGTCTAATGATGAGAGATCTGATGATTTGCAAGATGTAGGTGAGAAGATAAATGAACCTGTggcaaaactaaaagaaaatactTCCAAGACCATAAAGAAAGTTCCATCAGCTgaaaaggagaaggtaaaagtaaacaaaactagTGAATCAAAGGCTCGAGTTAGCCACCTGTTTGGATCTGATGTAAGTTTCTCAGATGATTCGGATGAACCTGAGGCTGAGAGTGGACCTGCTAATGAGAGAGTACAAAAATCTCCACTAAAGATAGCTGATTTGGAAGAACCAAGCATTCTAAAAGAGACAAGTAATGTGGTGTGTGGCAAACGACGTATTGGAAGAGGTCGTGGTCGGCCTCTAAAAACTGCCCTGCCGATATCTCCAAGAAGATCAGAGAGGACAGCAACCACAAGTCAGAGAAGCTGTTCTAGACAAGCCTTAAATGCAAAACAAGCATCACCCAGAGGCCGTAGCAGGGGCTCCCATAGCAGCGGCAGTAGCAGCAAGGAGTCAGGCAGTGGAATGCCAGTTTCGCAGATGAGAACAAGGTCCAAGTCTCCAGCAAATGAAAAGAGTGTGCCAGAGGAGGTTAGCAGACAAATGACCAGTGtcagacggagaggaagaggggcccGGTCACTTGCCAACCGGGGTCGTCCTGTGAGGAAGGACCAAGACTCAGCTAGAGTGTTGGATGAGCAAGATACATTAGAGAGTGACATGGAGGATGATACCACTGGAAAGCAGAAGATGCCATTTTCTGTGTGGGGTTCTGGTTTAAAATCCCCTATTGGTACAAGTAAAGGCAAGAGTCCTACAAGTTCAAAGGAGGAATTGCATAACCGTTGGAACACAAGCATTGCCTCACACTGCACTTTCTCTGACATCAACATAACAGACACAGAGGATGAAAGTCCTGGCAAAATTCTGCGACAGAAGACCCCAGAGCATTTTGTCCGGTTTCCCAAGTCAGAAACAGGCAAAAAGTTCATGGAGTCTGACTCATCGGGCTGTGCTCGCACACtgtcctacaacaacaacaatagcagtcaCAAGGAAGGCACCCCAAGGATCAAGAATAAGGATCTTGGGGAAGTTCATAACATCACTCCAAGTTCGCGGAGACATATTCGCAGTGCTTCATCAAGTGcag aATCAGCAACAGAGGAAATATCTCAAGATGCTCAGGAGATTACCTCACCCTCACCAAAGAAGACAGTGAGCAAATCTACCAATGGGAGCCATTCTTTATCAGAAACAAGGAGTACAAAATCTTCTAAGGAAAATACCCCCAGTGAAGTTGCTCTGAATGAAGATCCACCACCCACAACCACTGAGGACGCAACACCCATTAAGTCATCCAGCGAAGGcagctctccctccccatcaacaaCGTCAGAGGCATCAAGTTCTGAGAAGTCTGGAGTGTCACCTCTCATGCAGTTCAAACCCTTGCCAGCCACACCAGAGAAGGAACTGGGTCAGATTTGTCAATCGATCATCAAGGAAAACAATGCCATGGTTGCGCTCCCCTCACCGAAGGGGcaacaggagaaggaaaggcaTATGGATCAGTCTGGTGCCTCAAGAACCAAAGACAGTGTTAAAAGAATTCTCAACCTGAGtacaaagaaagcagaaagaagtgTGAATGAAGAGAAAATGTTAAAGAAGGGAGCCCATGAATCATTGCCtaggaaggagagtgaagataTAGAAATGGTTAATGATAAAGAAAGCAATACCTCTGATACAGTGAAAGACACTCGTTCAGATGGCAGGGGTGATTCCCATGAATTAAAAACAAAGGTGCCAGATGAAAAAGGCCAAAAAAGAATAGGTGAGGAACAAGGAAATCAGTTGCCGGCAGGACAGAGGGATAACAAAACCCTTCGTGGAGGCTTAGACAAGGATAACAGTTGTAATTCTAAAGCCTCAGAAAAAGGAAGTACAACTTCTCTTGGCAATGTCATCAGCCCAGAACATTCCTCAAATCAAAGTTTtatatcagaaggcaaaatgacaaaagaaaaccTGTCCCCTCAGGAGAAAAATGTTGAAAGCCATAATGCTAGTGAAGtgattgaagaagaggaagactggGAAGACATGATCAGTTTACAAACATCTGAGTTCATAGATTTGTTTTCCCTTAATTTAGAACCAGAGAAAGTCACTCCAAAACCATCATCAAAGGCAGCTAAATCTAGCAAAGGAGTGATTTCTTCAAAAGCTAAGAAACCTGCGAGTCCTAATGCCGGCAGCAGAATGGcacaacagaagaaaataaacaatagtcCAAAAATCAAAGAACAAAATCATAACGAGGCAGTACCAGGTTCAGAGCGAGGCAGTGGGTCCCAGAGCTTGAGAGCTGAAAGCACTGAAATGACAAGGGAACGAGGGAACAAGAGATTAAGGGAAGAGACATCACCGAGGGATGCAGTGGACCCTGCAAAGAAGAAAACGCCAAGGAGAATTCAGCCCATCAAGATTGGTGAAGTGAATGGGGTCAGGAAGGACAGTATTAGTAAAAGGAGTGCTGACTATAGAAGTACCGGTCACAGCTTTCCATCCGGATTGAAAAGTAGTCTCGGGACGGTGAACGGGGAGATGATGTCAAGTGG tttagaggagaaggaggacaggtCAGAAGTTTTCTCAGAGAAAGGTAGAAGGCGGGATTCTGTTGCCCATAAACGAGAATCTCTTTTAGTCACAG GTGGTGGAGGTCAAAGTGAGAGAAGTGCAAGCTCTCTGTCTAGCACAAGCCCGGGACACCTACACATCTCGGAGTCTCCCATGGGTTTCGAGGGCTCTCCAAATGCCCATTTGGGGAAAACCAGCTCGCCCCATCACTTTGCCCCAATTAAGCTACCCCAAGATATAGAACCTTTGGCTACCCTTGAACCCAGCAGCCAGGGTCAGAAACAGTTGTCCACAGAGCCTCTCAACCCCAGTCAGATGGGAAAGGAAACTACTGTGGATCCAAGAAGTAAAATAAAGGGCATGACGCACACAGCCTCAGCCATCTCGAAGGTGCCAGGAGTTGTTCCAAATGAAGCAGAGACTTTAAGAGAGACCGATGATAGCTTAGTTGTTAACAG ACAGAGGCGGCCACGACATATGGCCCAGGAGTTGTGCAGTGGTGGAAGTCTGGAAATAGCAATGAGACCAGATAAACCAGTAGCAATTGTCACAAAACATGGATCTGAG TTTCAGACCAGTAGTGTCCACCTTAGTGAAGAAAGTACGAGCAGTGTAATCTCCATGCCTCCAACCCCTGGGAAACACCTGTTTGGACCTCCTCCGACAGCACATACAATCAGTCCAGCAGGCAGTTCATCACAGTCCGAGTCTGGGCTGATGCAAGGGCCAATAGGTGTGCCACCCAAGAAGCGCAAAAAGCAAGATGTTGCTGAAAAA attaagttgaaaaaaatgcaaaaactcATGAAGATGACAGACTTTGATAAGTTCCTGGAAAAAATACATCGGTGA